The genomic stretch CACAAGGCTGCCTTGACACACTGGCTTTTGTGTGGGGTGTTACTTCAGTGTGTTGGTTCAGACAGGTGTGAATGACCTCTTTTAGAGGCTGGATTTCTGttggcagcacagcagcctgtACACTGTTAATAACCAGGATTCGAAGAATAAACAGAGAGATGCTGTGAAACACCAGTAGCACACTGGCATTTTCATCCTGTTCTGATATTCCACCCCTGCTCTCAGCGGTGGAGGTGTCTTTGCATCGCTTCCTGTTGGAGAATGACCTATTAATACCAGTCCCCTTGGAGCTGCCAAAGCACTTATGTTGTGCCAGTCCCAACAGAATCACCTTCCAGAAGCAGTTAGATCTTTCACGGGATCTTGcttttctccagatcacagacAAGCTGGCGAATAGGGTTTGTTAAGATGTTAAATCACCATGCCCACAGTGTAAGATGTGATGTGCCTTTGGCTCACAAGGTATCCTGTGATTATTGGGGATCCTAGAGACCACACTGGACAGAATTAGAGAAAACCCAGATTGACACTTTTCCCTGTAGAGGTAGCTGGCATCATGCTGGGGTATTTCTGGGGGCCAGCTCAGCCTCGGAGTCCATTCCATGAAATGGCAGGAACTTAAAGAGCCTGTCCCCAAACGTGTATCATGTCTGCTCTGTATCTCTGCCAGCTTCAAGCACTGTTTTATATCGTCTGGAGTAAAACTGGTGCTTACAGGAGTGGGGAGAAGTCCAGGATCTCTTGTTGAAGGTTATCTGGTAGTTGAACAGCAGGAGATAGAAGGGCTTCCAGGTAGAGCTGCTTGTGAGAAATAAAGGCATTGGAAATTAATCCTCTTTCCTTTGCAGGTTGGAGGCTGCTGAGTTCTCACTTacctcctttgttttctttgctttttagaaaTAAACCAGAGGCAGTAGAAGTAACATTTGCAGGTAAGCTCCGTGGCTCTCTTGTCTTCTCTGAAAAAACAGGCTGGCTTTTGAATGGTCTGCCCAGGGTTACATCTGGTGTGCCCAAACTCACCCAGCACCACTGCAGGGGCAGGAGAGCTGTGCAGGAGCAGATGGTGTGGACACCGTGCAGCATCCCCAGAGCTGGGGCTTTGTTGGCTGCCGCTAGGACTTTGCCCACAGCAGTGAGTTCGGTGGTGGCAACTGTTTGCTGTGCAGTCTTCTATTTTACCTTGCCTGTTCTCCAGTCCTGCCCTTGATGCTATTTGTTATCAGGTCTTTAGCAtcatttggtttgggttgttagAAAGCTGTCTCGGGGTGACAGACAAGATGAATTCAGTGCCTGAAGTTTGCTCTCCAGGATGAGAAGTGCCAAGGAAGTTCAAGTGTTCATTCAGCAGCTGATTTTTTGCTTATGTTATCAAGAATCTGTGTAAGCCGCAGAGCTCCACAGGAAAGGCAGCTGGAGGGTTGcctttccctgcctcctgccctccctACCCATTCTTCAGTGAAGTGGAAGCTGTCTCAGCAGGCAGTCACTGAGCTGCCTTTGCTGGCAGAGATGTTTTCTCCTCCAGACTGCGTCTCTGGCCTGGTGGGCATGTCAGTCACTTTATGTGCTGGCCATCCAGAAGGCTCCTGTCTCTGTATGTTTGTATCTTGTGTGCGCTGATCACAAGCAGATGTGTCAGGGATGGTAAATGACACTAGACTAAAGCTCTCTGTGATGGACAGGTGTCAAAACTGTTTCAGCCCTTTGAATGATAGCAGGTCTCCCTACATGACGGTACCACTTTCCTTAATTACGGGTTTCTCTCTTGCTGTATGTGTGAGGGCTGGAGTGGAGGGAACAGTATTGCTTTATGCAGTTCTTAGAATGTGCAGAGAAAACCTTCCTCAGAAATAGGAACCGGTTCCTGTTCCCTCATGTTTCTCTTGCTTGCTTCATAGACTTTGATGGAGTCCTTTACCATATTTCAAACCCCAATGGAGACAAGACAAAAGTGATGGTCAGTATTTCTCTGAAATTCTACAAGGAACTCCAGGAACACGGTGCTGATGAGGTGAGTGAACATCTCTGGGCCTTGAGCCTGCGGATCCTGTCTTAGCATGGGCAGTGTTCTTGCAGTGGTGATGGATCTCATGTCTAACCCATAGAGAAGCATCTCTATCTAACCCATAGAGAAGCATCTGTGCTCCCATCTCATGCTGGTGAagggagcagccctgtgctTCGAAGACAAGGGCAGAGTGTGTGTGCACTCTCTCATGAATATGAAATTATCTTATATGACCTGCAGCCTGAAGGGCAAAAGGTGCCATTAATTTTGAAAGTCTAAACAAGTGTGAGGGCTGACCGTATAGGAATACTTTCCCTGACTGATGCGCTGAGCCCGCAAGTGAAAGGAAGGCACCAAGACCAGTCGGGAGACACATGGCACTGCTCTTCTGACTCTAACCACACTTGAGAGCGAGTGATGGGCTTCTTCTGCATGTGCAGACCTTGATCTGCAGACTGGTTccctttttgctgctgctgtgagaagcagcaggttCAGTTCCTGTTGAATGGGCCGGGGCTGCAGAAAGCCATTTATGGTAGAAAGAAGGAGCCTCTCTGAGCCGTGGTTGGGTGGCGGGGCAGGAAGTGTGACTCAGTTCCTGAGTCAGTTTTCAAATCTTCGCATGGTAGCAAAGGGGGTTCACCAAAGGCTCTTCAGCAGGGTTTTGCCTCTGGGTGTCTTCTCTGGGAGGAAAACAAGGGAATGCTCCATGAGTTTATCCTGAGTCTGGTGAGGAACACCAGAGGTGGTCTGACCCCAAAGTTAATTCCTGCGAGTTGCTGCAAGGCCTACAAACATTAGAATAAACGTGACTGAGTGTCCTGCTTTCCTGGTTCCTCTGTGCAGAGCTTTCGAGGAGCAGCATTGCCTGCTTCGGAAGGTACTGCTGTTCAGTGAGGGTTGGTCTGGTGTGTGATCCCAGGAGAACTGTGGTGGGCAAGTGGCTGACACCACTGTGCACCAGCAGCCATTGTGGAGGTGGTGGAAGGCAACTTCCCAAGCTTTTAGAGGAAAAGGGGATCCCTGAAGAACTGCCTTGGGAGTGCTGGCTAAATAGAAATTGCATGTTTAAATTGCCAGTTAgcaaactgctgctttctgtgcttcCCTGGAGGTCATccccctgggctgctgcaggcaggcaggctggctcCCTGCTGAGAGGAGAGAGGCTCTCTGCTGGCACACAGCCTGTGCATCCTCTCGGTGTGGTGGTGGGTGTCATCCCAGGAGGGCCAGTTCTGCCACAGCATTGTTACGTTCCGTGTGGAATACCTCCTGTTCCCGGCCCCCTCATTGACACAGAGCTGTGGCTCAGTCGGAAATTGTCATTGATGTAGAATTCAGCAGTGATGATGTTTGAAGAAAGGTTTTTTGCTGTGCTGTAGGCGGCCGTACTCCTGGGAGGCATCCAAGCTGCCTGGCAGCTTCCTCTCCGTCCCCATCTGTCCCGTGCAATAGGCTGAGGCAGGGCAGGTGATTGCCTGATCACACTGGGATCACACTGTGCCTGATGCCAGCTCTGAACTTGCCTTCCTGCGGGTAGAGGGACAGGGTGTGCTTTGCATCTGCCTTTGAATGGGCAGAAGGGTCGTAGCCCTCAGAGCTGTTGCATCAAGCTCTGCTGACAGCTCTTTAAATATATGAGGCATATGGAAAGGGTTTTCCTCCCCGTGCAAGGTCAAGACTGGCAAGAACTTTAAAAAGTTCCAGCTTTGAGTTCTGTCCTGCAGCGTGTCCCCTGTGAGTGGAGCTCAGGGAGTTCTGCCTAGAGCAGGAGTAGCCAATAGTACTAGAAGCTGATGACTTAATATTTATCTAAGTTCAGTTAGACTAGGGGAGGCAGATGCTGTAATTTGATGTTTCTGAACGGAGACCAAACATGGCCTGGGCTGTGCAGGAGGCCACAGCTCTTGATAGCTTGTGCTCTCAATGtgcaatttttttcctaggTATTGAAGAAAGTCTATGGAAACTACTTGGTAAATCCTGAATCAGGTAACCCTGCAATAACGtttactctgtgtgtgtgtgaactcAATTCCAAAATGACTTATATTGCCCCAGAAATGCTCGAATGAAGGCTGCACTTCAAGAGTCTGGTATCTCGGGCTCTCTGTACAATGAATGGCAGTTTAAAAGGTAGCTCAGGTACAGCAGGGCTGAAGCAGCTTGCAGCACAAGCTGTAATTCTTGATGCAGCCCTCCTCCAGGAAGCCTCTGTTCCTCACAGTTGGGGTGTTTGTTCTGCTCAGAGACGCTTTGTGAGACACAGGAAAACCATGGTTACCTGTGACAGCATCTCTTCCTACTCACTGCAGAAACTTGGGAGCAGTTCAGCCAGCACGTGCATCTGGGAGCTCTGGAAGGAGCCCTAGGAGCGTTGCCATGGCCACACACCGAGTTCAGGCATGGCTTCTGGCTGTGCTTGGAGTGGGAAGCAGTCACCCCTGGGGCTTTGGTGGGGGCTTAAAGCAAAGGTGGGACTTCAggtgtctctctctctctggaaAACGCTGCTGGCTTCATTAAGATATTACTAAGTTTAGTGGTTGTCCATCCCCAGGTTACAATGTCTCTTTGCTCTACGACCTGGAGAACCTTCCCGCAGACAAGGACGCTGTCGTGCACCAAGCTGGCATGTTGAAGCGCAActgctttgcttcagtctttgAGAAGTATTTCAAATTCCAGGAAGAGggcaaagaaggagaaaaaagagctGTCATCCACTACAGGGACGATGAAACGATGTGAGTGTTCAAACCAAGCAGCACGGGAGTTGGACAGCTTTCGGTACACTGTGCTCCTGCTCACAACTGTAGGTTGTGGTGGAAAGTCAGGAAATCCAAAATACTTTGGCAGGGTGTTAAGGGCCTGTCCTAGGCTGTCAGAAGTATCCAGTGAGGGTAATGCTCATCCCTTGGGCTGCAGAGTTGTTACACAAGTCTCTGTTAGTGGCAGCACTTGTGGCTGCACGCAGGAGAGGAACTGACTGCTCccaacagaaatgttttgctcCCTGTAAATACTGTCTCGAGGGAGGGGAAATTTTTGGCAGCCAGGCCTGTGAACGGTTGTTGGATATGCTTAACCTCATCACGCGGTTGCTTCCTCATTCTGCTTAGCTCCTGTTCACAGCCGGGTTCCCCTCTCTTGCCCACCTGCAGGTATGTCGAGGCAAAAAAGGACCGTGTGACGGTTGTGTTCAGCACGGTATTTAAGGATGACGATGACGTGGTGATCGGGAAGGTGTTTATGCAGGTATGGAAACTGAATTACAGGGAAAGGGTCTGGTCTTTGATTCAGATGCCTTCATGCTTGCAGCAGCCAAAGAAGCAGATGTTAGGCTAAAGTGAGCTCACAGGCAATTTAATgtacagaaatgctttgcaaggCTCCAGGCTCCACTGTGATGGAAAAAACATGTTAATAGACATAGGTGGTGTATTTTGTAATCCAGGCTCCTGCATTGGCATCTTCATTATTGATGGTCTTGCTTGTACGAACAACCAAAGATTATGTGTTACAGAATGAGACACACCATGGTGAATGCTTCCGTATCCACCCTCAGGCCTTGTAGTGCAGCTAGCTGTGGCATAGGGATCGCCAGCCAGCTGAGGAGCTGAGCATGGTAGGGAGGATGTAGAGGGAGAAGAAGGGGCGAGGCAATGATGTGCCATGCCTGGGGTGATGCTGAGAGTTGTCTTCACCTCAAAGCTTGCTCCTGCTAATGCTCAAATGCTGCAGGGAGGCTCCAGCTCAGCGTGGCTGCTCTCACATGCTGCAATGAGCTCTGAATTTGAGCTTTTCAGAGCTATGGATTTGCTTAGTTTGTGGGCTTGAATCAGTCATAATACCAGGTACTTCTGAACTCAGCTACCCTTTGCAACTGCCATTTAGCTGGGAAGTGTTAAGAGGCCCATAGGAAACTCTTTTCATGTCTTTTAGTGACTGCTTGCAGCCTATGGAGATCAAGACATTTGCTTGCAGCTAGGGAAGGCTTTGTGCATGCTGGTACAGGGTGTGATCCATGTCCCTGGCCCACCTAGCTCACCTTGTCGTACACACCTAGCTGTAGCACCCAGGGAGCCTCCTGCCTGGGCACGGCTGGGGAGAAGGGCCCTGCAGGGTGTTCAGGGCTAGAGAAGCTTTAGCTCATCCATTCAGGGGTGCCAGGCCATGCTGTCGACAGCCTCACGGACAGTAACTTACTGGTCCAGTCTGCTGGATACCAGTTTACGTGTGTTGGGGTCATTAGAATGGGGTCTGTTGTGGTGAGAGTCATGTctcacagctctgctgtctctgttctTTGCTATGGACAGGACATCTCTGGCTTTGAGCTTTATCCCACCAGCATATCCCGTAGCCTGGAACAGAGTTTTTAAAACAGGGAGGGAGGCGTGAAGTGAACAAAACAGGGTTTGTGAGGCTCCTGGGGAGGTGGCAGGGCTTCAAGGCAGTGGCTGTCCCAGAGTCTCCATGTCCCAAGTTCTTGGTTTTACAACAGCAAACCCTGCTCTTGCCCAGCCACAAGAATTTCCACTCTGAGTCACAATGGCTCCTTGCCTCCAGCTGTTGCTCTTGCATAACCCAGCCCAGTCAGGCATGGTGGCTGCTCATCTGGGCTCTCATGGAGAAAATCTGACCATTAACTAACCAGTGAAGCCATCTGAACCATTTCACTCTCCGACATGAGCAGGCAGAAGTGCAAGCTATGCAGCTCATTAAGGAAACCCCAGTGAACTACTCTGTTCTCTAAAAGGGGCACGGATGTTGCTGTCCTCCCCAGTGTtgagctgtgctcagcagggagGAGAGGCCGGGGCTGACCGATGATCTGTAGaggcagaggggaggctgcCTTGCCTTGGGGCAGGAGAATGGTGTCTGGACTTCCCCATGTAGTTCCTGAAATGCAGGGCCAGTTCATTTCATGTGAGGTGGGGGTTGTGCTGCTGTCAGAGAGGTTCCCTGGTGGAAGGCATCTCCCTGCCTGGAAGGATTGTTTCAAGGTGTAGGGGAGTGTTAGGAGGAGCAGGCTTTGCACGCAAGCTTCAAACGCCATGGATGTCTGCTAATGCTTAGGCGAAGTTTCCTGGTGGGAGATGCTTGCTCAGACAGACAGACCTTTACATGAGGTGCAATGGAGCCCTTGCTTTGCGGCCCTTTCTGAGAGCATCATTTCCTGTTCAGTGATGGGTGCTGCCCACTTTCACTGGAAGCACCGATGGTGTTGACTTCCCAGCGGGAGCTGTGCTGTTTCATGCACTTGCTCAGGCTGAGATGTCCCTTCCACAAAACACCCATGGCAGGAAGTGAGATGCCGAAAGCCACCCCAGACCTGGTGCAGCCATTtggtttgttctggttttgctggggaCTCATCCCATTCAGGGAAAGCTGGGAAACCTCCTGCTTAGTGCCCTGTGGGACTGGAGAAACCccatttgctttctctgtgtgtagCTGGAAGGCCTGAGAGGGACTCACATTCGCTTTGTCTTGCTCAGGAGTTCAAGGAGGGTCGTCGGGCCAGTCACACAGCCCCACAGGTGCTCTTCAGCCACAGGGAGCCACCCTTGGAGCTGAAAGACACAGACGCAGCCGTTGGCGACAATATTGGCTACATCACCTTTGGTAAGAGGCAGCTCTGAGGCGTGGGTACGCTTGGGGGGAGAGAGgttcctgctgctgcatgaaaagcaaagagagatTCACCTTCCCTGAGTGTTCAAATGGGTTGTTGGAGCTGCAGTGACTCTGGGGTTGTGTTCTGTGCTGTCTGCCCCCTTCGGTGTGTCCCTTTGCTGTGTCAGGTCacctcagctctgctgtgggTGAGAAGGTGTGGAAGCAGGCAGTGAGCTGTTAAAGTCTGCCTAGGAAATAAGCTCAGCATTTGGGAGCAAGGGAAGGGTGGCTCTGCTATGATACTGTGGAAAATGGAGGTTTATTTTGGGTGGTTTCATGcaagtgtatttatttgttGCTTGTCCAGCTGTAGGTACCTGTGCAGTGCTTGATCAGCAAAGGCAATGAGAGTAGGAGCAGGGCAGTGAGTTCTGtttctccagctctgcctgttcGCTCTGGGCCAAACAGTCCCATCTCTGATAAGCCTTTCCCCTGCCTGCAGAGGTGCTGGCCAGCAGAGTCATCGCCTCCTCCTGGGCAGCACGGCTTAGGGCTGAGCTGAGGAGACCAAACCCTGTCCTGTTCACAGGGAAAGTCTCTTCCAGGGAAATTgggggtcagggttagggtctCACAGGCTGTCATTCCTGCAGTTCAGAGCTCAGATGTGGAGCACAAGCACTGCAGGGGAAGGTGAGGCTAGCACTGCCCCCCTCCTGTGCTGGGAATGGTGCCTCGAGGTTAGAGCAGCTCATCAGCTATGAGGGCTGTCTGACGGCAGGTTTAGGACATGAGCAAAACCTCATTCTTGTTGAGACGCAATTTCCGTGTTATCTGATCTGACAGTCCCAGGTGAGATCATCACCCAGACAAAAAGGTCTTTCAGCCCTTGGATCTGGGACACTGAGCACAGCGCCAGCCAGTGGGAAGAGCCAGCTAGGAGCCCGGCC from Lathamus discolor isolate bLatDis1 chromosome 3, bLatDis1.hap1, whole genome shotgun sequence encodes the following:
- the ARPC2 gene encoding actin-related protein 2/3 complex subunit 2 encodes the protein MILLEVNNRIIEETLTLKFEGAAAGNKPEAVEVTFADFDGVLYHISNPNGDKTKVMVSISLKFYKELQEHGADEVLKKVYGNYLVNPESGYNVSLLYDLENLPADKDAVVHQAGMLKRNCFASVFEKYFKFQEEGKEGEKRAVIHYRDDETMYVEAKKDRVTVVFSTVFKDDDDVVIGKVFMQEFKEGRRASHTAPQVLFSHREPPLELKDTDAAVGDNIGYITFVLFPRHTNAAARDNTINLIHTFRDYLHYHIKCSKAYIHTRMRAKTSDFLKVLNRARPDAEKKEMKTITGKTFTTR